A region of the Esox lucius isolate fEsoLuc1 chromosome 10, fEsoLuc1.pri, whole genome shotgun sequence genome:
GGACATCGAGAACCTGATCCTAGATCACAGTCAATATGGTGACCTAGAGGACCTGATCCTAGATCATAAATATGGTGACATGGAGGACCTGATCCTAGATCATAGTCAATATGGTGACATGGTGGACCTGATCCTAGATCATAGTGAATGTGGTCACTTGTACAAGGAAGACCTGATCCTTGATCAGCATCACTACCACTCAGATGCTGTCTAGGTGCCAGCCCAGGATGCATTGCACATCCCAGTCATATACCTTTCTTTGGAGTCTCTGATGTAGGTGTTGATGAGCAGGCTGTACATCTCAGAGTGGATGTTCTCAATGAGTATCTGGAACCCATAGAAAAAGCGGGCCTCTGGGAGCTGCACCTCCTGACTAAATCTCTCCACCTGAGAGAAGGAAAGCATAGATGATTATATTACGGATGACAGCCAGGGGGGTAAAAACTCAAAATAATGATTCAACATCTACAAAGACATTCTAACGGCCAATCAACATTCCTGTAGTAAATCCATATATGAGCATTGTTGATTGAAGTGTTTCACCCTGCTGGTCTCTACTGACAGATCAGTCTATGAAAAGCTCCAGATTGTCTGAAGGAATGTTCTTCACAAATGGTGATTCACTTAAGGTAACATGTTGAACCCCCTTGTGACAGTGTATATAACTGATTGCATACATTCAGTAATTATAGTTCTTTACCATTTACCGTCCCGAGGCATTGTAACTTGATATTTAGATCAGAGGGAAGAAGGCCTCCCAAGCAGGACTAACCCTGGGTAGCTTCAGATGGAAGCAAACAGTGAATTAGATCAAGGTGTTCTGAAGGGAGTTATGCAAAGTCGCTTTTCCTGTTCTTAAAACACAGCACGCAAAATCAACAACCACAGCCGAATTAAAATATAAAGAGGACTGGGCCTTACTGTGGGGTGGCTCATTCCAGCCTAAGCTACTTCAAATTATTAAACTGCCTCACGAATGGTTTgacaacagtttttttcaattaaaataaataactaagCCACAAAACCTGAATCAGTTTTTTTTAGGTTGGTTGTTTTTAAATCTGTCTGTTTACCCATCAATACCAAGCGCACACAAAGACAGGTTCATTTTGGGCAAACCTAATAGACaaacactaaaaacaaaatccaaaagCATGTTTCCGCTTCATTAAAGACCAAGCAAGGTGAAAAACAAGTCATTCTGTACTTGAGCAAGACCGTTAATCCCAACTGGTCCTgtgagttgctctggataagataaAATGCTCCATACATGACGAAAAGAAACTATCCATTTGTAACACCCCATAAAATATGGTTTGGATTCagagaaggaaaggagaaaTGGACCCACAAGATTCTCGTTGACAATGCCGTCACTGGCTGCGAAGAATGCCAAGACATGAGAGATAAAGTGCTTCTCGTCAGGCTTCAGTCTGTCCCAGTGGGCCAAGTCCTTAGATAAATCCACCTGCAGAACCACAGACAGTTGAACAGTTACTAACCACGCATCAACAACCACCTGCtataaaactgtgtttttctgtatgagGGAGATGTTTTGTAGCCTAATGTCTGCATCCTATGCAACTGACTTTTCCTGAAAGTGTTTCAAACCACAAATACACAAAgcgagcagctgcaatccttcTGTTTTGCTTCAAAAATAAGGACGTATTATTTAGGGTATTTTTGATAGCCAGTCTCTGCAgtcttgtaaaaaaataaaaggaaactGCTGTAACACATTCAGCTGTGATACTGTGGAAACAGTAATTGTAGAAGCACTGCAACATTACTGCAACACATTTTATAAGATAGGGGCATAAAATAGGCCTGCAGTTGGAATTAAACCCCCCACCTCTTCCACTGTCCAGAATGAAGCCTGTGCCTGCTTATACATCTTCCAGATGTCAGGGTACTGGATTGGGAAGATCACAAAGCGCCTTGGGTTTTCTCTAAGCAGCGGTTCAACCGATTTTTCCTCTGCAATGCTGTTCTGATCAGTGTCTTTATGTTCAttctgaaacaaacacaatggaaGGACATCACTTACTCAACTTGAAAGGCAGCAAACGTTATCTAAACATTACGTGCAAACCATTCAATTAAAGTGTATCATTTACAAAAGCAATCTAAAATGCCGGTGTGGTATCAGGAAAATCACTTGGGAAGAAGAGCGATATCCGTTCAATGCTCTTGCAAGTATCACTGTTGTTCATTCTTGCATATCGGCCTGGTAGACTTTTAACCTTTTCGCATGTCAGAGGCCTATCTGAAATACAGATTACTAACAGAAGAAGGCCTAGCTTATTAGGCATACTTAGTTAAGACAGGGttgataattattgtatttgGTTTACATCAATATAAAACCGCTGACCAAGCCAGTTACAAAATAGGTAATTGCTTGCGCAAAAACATCCTTCTTAGTTCTTATGTTCGTTTTACGTCGGTCGGACTAGATAAACAAACGAACCTTTTTTGAGGGACGTTATGGGCATGTACATACCTGATAAATAGCCTAACTACGGTTTTAGACATTGCAATTTGGTATCGTGCCATTTCTCCCAATAGGCTACCTAGTTCTTGTGATCGCTGTCATTCTTGAAAAACtctaaacatttttacaatcaATGGCAATGCAGCAAATTTGCAAAAACGTAGGCTCTCAATATTTAATGTGACATTACACAAGTGGCGTAATGTCACATTAGTAGCGGTCTGTTGTTAGGTTACACAAGCTAGCTCACAAATCAGAAATTTAAAGGGTCACCGCTACTAGCTACAtaattgggggaaaaaaacatttccggGAATGGTTTACCTGGTAATCCTTGGACTCTGAGCACAGGTTTCCAGTTGTTAAACTGTCCATTTCGAAAACAGACAATGTTCGCTTCTGGGTTTTATCATCCAGTCATGTTATTAAACTTACTGGTCGCGGTTCAACGTAGCAGTGACTGGATGATTGAAACTGGAGTCCAAACGCACGGTTCTTCTTCTTGTAATTCGTCGTCGGATCGCAACCATACAAAATGTGCATATACTGCCACCTAATGTATCGGAGTGTGAGGCCGGCTACGGCCTACTAACGTCGTACACTTCTGCTCAGCCTAGTTTCCCTGAGAAATTGAGACAAAGCCCTTGCCTTGAGCTATAGACCTGTTTTACAAATAGGCCTATAGCTCAACTGGTCTGGACACTTGAAGACTCAAGACTCCCAACACAGTGGACATTTTTGGGATTTCCCTATCTAGCTAAAAGGACACCCCATAgtcaaaacaaatatccagtATTATAGCAGATGATGTGTATTAACATCAGATACGATATTTCAGCATTATTATGTCACTACAGTACCCGTTCGTCTGCGCTAGAGTGCATTTCCAAGAGCCCCAATCAACCAGAGACCCGTCGCCTGGTGCCACTGCCATCTTTTTTCTCCTTTAGCCGATAGCAGAACCAGATGGCATCCGCTAGAATTATCTACTTGTGAGTTCTGTGATGCCCATCTGCGTTAATATTTGCTTGCTCGTAACCTGCCACATAGCGCGTACGATTTCTATTCGCCATGAAATCTTACCAACGAGCAGTTCTGGCCCGAACCCTTGTTGCACCACTCAGGAATCCCTATGAAGTGCCgcaaatgtggaaaaaaacagGATGGCCTTTCGAGATACTTAAAGGTGAGCATGGCTGTCATGATCCACAATCGATCCCGAAAGTTGCCCACGTTCTTAGATAAACAGCTGCAGCAGTTCAGTTTGAAGTTCCTGGACCGGCAACAATGATAGAGCAACAAACTCGCCCGTTTTACCTTTGAGTCAAATCAATGATAACCGTAGTCATTCATAAGTGAGTGTGCAGCAATATTCGTCGAGAAAAACACTCCGAAGACACTGTTTCAGTCAGATGTATTAAATTAATAActttcattactttaacaaGCACAATTTACAGTCAAAAACAGGCTATGGTCCATTAGTGCCTTAGACAGAAAGTAATTTACAATACATTATTTCCAATGAGGGCAGGATTAAGAAAGTGTTTTTCAGTCAGCCTGAGAGTCAGTCAGATTGTGGCATAATGCCTACTGTCATTCCACAAGGCCAAACGTCTTGCTGGTTAGCCGCAGTTTGCCACGGTTCAGTGTTTGGCTCCTTGTATTTGAAACCCCTGGGCCAATACGGTGAACCTTCTGCTGATATGccctgagcaaggcacttgCTCCAGGCTGACTGAATATATGCTGGCCAAGAAGCAACCGCAAAGGTGTAAAATAGGAGAAATTAAAAGCACCCACTAAATGACCTACCAAATTGTAATGGAGTTGGAAacagcacaaccagaagaggtaCCAGGGGAAGTGGAGCCACCTTGTATTTAAACCTGTATAAACCTGTATGATGCAGCCCGGCAGAGGCACGAGAAGCTAATTTCATAAGACACGTCTGCAATGTGTTACGGGGGGCAGCGAGCGAACATGCTCTGGCAAGAGAGAACAGGGACCTGGAACCCACGCTGTGGTTGAAACATTGAGAACACTTTAATATGTCCAAGTTTACAAGGCAGTGCAGTTGCAACTCTATACCACCTCTGCAAAGCATGAACCCAGGCCATGAGCTGGAAACACTCGGCCGAACCAGAAAGCTGCTCGTATCTGTTATGTCCAATGAGTTCTTAACAGGTGTCATATGTGATGGACAGCAGTCACCACATCAATCCATTTTCACAGAGAAACCTTTCAAATTGATTGAACTTTTGATGGACAAACACTTGGCCAATTAGAAAAGGGAAGCAGGCACACAGACCACAGATGCAACAGTCCTCCTGCTCTCATTCAGTTCAACAGGTCAGTGAGGCTTTGCTGTCAAACcctcccactacacacacagaagTGGGTTGTATTCACTGGTGTACACTGTAGCAAAACTATTTGTAAACGAGTTGGAACAGTAGATTCTGGAAGGTCCCTCTGCGTTTTGTTCCGTTTGCTACTAGTTGGTTTCCAATGACCACACCCCTGAGTAAATGCTTTCTGATAGCCTGGTTCAAACATGTTTGCACCTCTGGTACTCAGAACGACTGGCTAAACGAAAGCAAACGGTACACCAGACTAGCTTTCTAGTCAGTTGTACCTCTGAAATCACTTCAGCAAATCCTTCAAATGCCTCACTGAGACTGAGAACTTTAAGAGGTCACCATGGCAATCACAGCACACATATCTAGGTAGCGttagaaaatacataaatatttagaTATATCTTAGACAGAACACATTAGGTGAACAGAGAATGAACTAGGAGACATTTTCTCAGGAGATCAATGAGCTCCATATATAGGTTTAAGAAATCAAACTAATCAAGATCAAGAATGGGTGAACGTCTCACAATGTAAGCTTTCTGTTTCACTTAGATTTACTAGGGGTCTAAAGCACAAATGTAGTACTGATTTTAAATACTAAAAACCTGGAAAATCGTCCTCTATAAACAAATGCATCATCATGTCGGCCTGACAACTGATTTCTACAAGACTGACAACTGGTAATCATAGATAATAGAAATgaatcaaatgtacatttatgtaAACGCATCTGATTAGGAAACCCAGTTAAGAAGCAGGCTTCCATCTCCAAGAGTCATCCGTTTTGTTGCATATGTTACTGGTAAACCTGTGTTCTTGATGTTCTCTAGCTGACTGAGAAAGGAGGGACGGGACAATACACTTATGGGCCAGTAATCAATAATATCCCAGGAAAACCACCACTGTTGACAGATTGCGTATTTAAGTCCTGGATGTTGGAATGTTGACCTCCAGGGTTCCCTCTCTGATGTCATAATGTGGGGGAGGAGCAGAGCTGAGGGAGGAGCTAAGCACCATACTGGACCAAAGAGAAGTTCTTCATGATGCTGTCCAAGGCTACTCCGGCTTCCTGCATTTCATACCTGAAGATCAACAGAGGAAAAATGGTTGAGCAATACAATGgctctacagtacagtagaatGGCCAATGGTTTAGCTTAATGTGTAGTTCGCGTCTGTCCAAGTTTTGAGATATTGTCACAAACAGTGAAGATCAGGTGTGGCACGGACAATCCTTGCACGACATCAGTTGGGTGTCTAATCAGAAGATACATCGGACATCATAAGGTAATACAAAGAGCCAAACTCTCGGTGCCAGTCTCACATCCTGTCCAATCACAAGGCCCCAGCTTGGACGTCCCTCCGACCGCTCCTTCCATTGTCCCGTTCCGCGTCTACCCTACCGATCGAATTCGTGAATATAGACACGCCGACACGACCTGTCAATCCCGAGGCTTTACGGCAGGAAAATCTATAAATTCATAAAAGCTCATTGGGTCAATGCTCATTTGACACAAGGTCAAACGGAACGTGTTTGATGTGAAATGTACACACAATTCAAAGTCATTTCAGTTCATCTGTAACCATCAGACCATCTCCATAGTATTGGAGTGGTGTCCTCACTGGTCGCTGCCTTATGGGTCTACTAGTAGCAACACATTTACGCTGAACCAACCAAGCAGTTCGACAAACGTCTCCACTACAATCTGCTAGCAGCTCTGAAGAGCTTTCACTAAACGACCcaaatcccccccccctcccgccaTTGAGGAACCAGGCTGTACCAGTCGGTGGTGGAGACGGTGTAGTAGACCGGGGGTCTGCAGGCAGAGGGGTCACTGAAGGAGGACAGGTTCTCCAGGCCAGAGGCCCCCATGTTGTTGAAGACCAGCCAGTCCCCAGGGCCCAGTTCAGGCAGAAGGCAGCGCTCCACAACCCGGTCCAGGCTGTCCAGTGTGGGACCCCACAGGCTGCTGGAgaacacaggctgctccaccATAGAGGCCCTCTGTGTaacaggacagggacaaccaagCACACATTTAGCAGATGACAGCAACACTCCCACATGGTTTTCTAGATGTCATATGGGAAAATTCATTTACAGTGTGTGTAGTCTCTCATCCCCATCCAGTTTAAAGACCCAAAGCCCTCCACCATTCAACAATGCTGCAGTTTCTTTCCATTCAGGCATATCATGTGGAAACAGGAAATGAGGTAAAACCTCCCAAAGCAGGAAGTAGCCAGACTTACCTTGTGCACTGCCGGGGGAGGGATGCTGTTGCCCAGCAGTTTGCACGAGAAAGACCCGTAAACGCCGTCGTTCAGGTAGTACAGGAACTCTGGCTCGTCGTCGAGGGTCAGCGCCTCTGAACCAGGAACAGATCATGTCAGACAGGAGGCCATGTTTCACACCAAGGACATTCAAGGTGCTGATTTAGGATCAAAGTGTCTTGGCCTCATCTGGGAACAGACCCAGGGGAATGTTCCTCTCTTGCCAGCCAGGCGTCTCACCTGGAGCACGGCCACCCCAGTCCTGGGCCACCACCTTCTTGCCGATGATGTTAACAGCCAAAGTGAAGGCGGAGGAGACGTAGTAGCTCCCAGGCTCAGCGATCACCTGCACCTCCGACTGGGAGGGGAAGTAGACATCCAACAGCGGCCGGACAGCCATGTGAACCTGCAGAGACATTGTGTCACCCTCACTACGCCACCCAATGGCAATGAACTAAGCTGCAGTGTATTCTAAAAAGGACAACAAAATAGAATTTTGTTAatctcaaaatgtaaatgagagATATACTGAACCTGTTTGAGCTGATACTCTGAGCCAGAGAACCCACCACCAATATCCAGGATGCTCATATTAAAGCCCAGCTCCTCCTGGAGAGAGATCACACATTATACCATGGAGAGGTCTGTAGAGCCAATTATATCTGACAAAATTAGGAGGAAAGAGCATTTTCAAATAtcaacaaacatatttttcatcCCAGTCATGGATTTTAAAACAGCCCATTGTCCCTAAAAGTCAACTCGTACTCACCCCCATGTCAAACACACAGCGGGCATCCGAGAGGGCGTGGCCATATGCCTGTAGGTCCTTGCAGGAAGCAGGAATGTGGAACCTGAAGACAGCCAGACTTCATTACAACAGTATTAACTAGTGCTGCATTTCTACGGCAACAGAACGAACAGCGGGAAACATGTTTCCACCCATGATTCTGTTAGGAGTCAAAGATCAGAATGTTCCCACGACAGCCCAAGGTAGACACCAAGGTCAAATGTCAACATGTCGATTGAATACAATCATCGAAGAGCATTAACATATGGACACCAATGACCCCCCCAACCTCCACCAGGAGGTGTGTACTTACGTAGCTCCCACCACCTGCACCCCAAGGCTCTTAGCCATCTCCAGAAGATGCCTGCAGCTTTTCAGAGAGCAGCCAAATGCCATGCTGGTTTCAGCCACCTGGGCCCACGTAGTGACCTGGACCAACAACCTGCAAGGTGGAAGAGGTCAATCAACTTCCTTGACCCAGATTTACATTCAACAGCAGCTTTAAACCACAAGAAGAGACCATCAATGGCCAGGTGACTAGAATGCAAGTTCACCTTCAgactctggtttgtgtgggcaCCTACTTGGCATTGGGATGGGAACGGGCAATCTTGCAGAGTTCGGTCTCGCTGTCGCACACCAGAAGGTCAACACCATTCCTGGCTGCGTACTTAATGTGGGACAGCGGTTTGCAAACCCCAGAGAAGATGATGTTCTCAGGGGGGACACCATAGTCCAATGCCAGGCTGACTTCACCCTGaatcacaacacacatacacacaatcataGTAGATTCTGAATCATAACAAAAAATAATCAGTGATCTATGATTTTATAAACACTGACAAAATATAACCGTCAAACTAGGGGTTGACTGACCTTGTTGGCACAGACAAAGCCAAGTCCAAGAGAGGCTAGAACCTGGAGTACCGCAGGGCTGCTGTTGGTGCTGACAGGGTAGTAGGCGCTGATCCGGGACACGGTGTTCTGCCACTGGACATGCTGTCTCATTAGGGCCCCCAGGTCTGccaccacaaacacactcttATCATCCTGGGAACCAGAAGAGAGACCTCAGATAGGAATAGGCCATGAACAAAGACACAATCTAGTTATATAAACCAATTTCTGTTGCATGTACATTCCCGTTCAGAAATTGAGTCACTTATAAATGTCCAGCTTGTGGGAGGTGGTTCAGGTAGCATggaggtgaaatctcttcaggttacctcaacaaactgacaacgaGAATGCCGagggctgtaattgctgccaatggaggattctttgacgaaagcaaagtttgaagaacACTTTCATTTAACtttaactaactttttcatttaACTAGCTTTGTCAATTATTATATTTCCAAAAAATGTTGCTTGAGTTCCTATACAAACTAATTAATGTATAatccagtttccaaaaaaggtgggatgatgtgtaaaatgcaaataaacagaCCGCAATGATGTGCATCATTTACCCCttcatttctttgaaaatacaGACAAGATATCAAAagctgagaaatgttactgttgttGGAAAACAgtaattttgaatttgatgcctgcaacacgtttcaaatgTTGAGACAGGTGCATGTTCAACACTGTGTTGAAtctcctcttttaacaatactctgtaagctttTGGGAACAAAGAAGACaaattactgtagttttgaaggtgaaatgtattcccatttttgcttgatttaggatttcagctgctcaacagttcagggtctctttTGTCGTATttgttgtttcataatgcgccaaatgttttcaatgggtgacaggtctggaatgGAGGCAGGCCAgattagcacccagactcttactacagagccatgctggtGTAATACATGCAgcatgtggtttggcattgtctgaaaCAGACACtgtctgggtggcagcatatgttgctccaaaacctgtagagggtcccacaacagctcaatagggttgagatctggtgactgtgctggccactccattatagacagaataccagctgaccagcctaaatagtttttgcatagtttggagctgtgctttgggccattgtcctgttgtaggaggacaTTAGCTGCAATTACAggcgctgtccacagggtattgCAATGCAAAATGGAGGGATAGCCTTCCTttttcaagatccctttcaccctgtacaaatctcccgctttaccaccaccaaagcacccccagaccatcacattgccttcaCCATGCTTGATAggtggcgtcaagcactccatcttttcatttggGCTGTCAcattaatgttcttctttgtgatcaaAACACATCAAACAAAGTTCtgtgtccataacacttttccaATATTActttgtccagtgtctgtgttcttttgcccatcttttcttttcattggccagtctgagatatctttttcttcacaaatctgcctagaaggccagcatcccagagtcgcctcttcactgttgatggtgagactggtgttttgtggctactatttaatgaagctgccagttgtgaacctgtgaggcatctgtttctccaactagacactaatgtatttgtcctctggctcagttgtgcatcggggcctcccactctttctattctggttagagaccgTTTGTGCTGTACTGTGAAGGGAGTAttacacagtgttgtacaagatcttcagtttcttgaagatttctcacatggaattgcCTTCAATTGCCATTAGAAAAGACTGACGAGTTTATGAAGgaagttctttgtttttggccattttgagcctctaattgaaatcaaaatgactgatgctccagataatcaactagtctaaagaaggacagttttattgcttctt
Encoded here:
- the azin1b gene encoding antizyme inhibitor 1b isoform X1; translated protein: MKGLADQPNHIVELLEGGTTLEDVIDGHVQEQALDDKSVFVVADLGALMRQHVQWQNTVSRISAYYPVSTNSSPAVLQVLASLGLGFVCANKGEVSLALDYGVPPENIIFSGVCKPLSHIKYAARNGVDLLVCDSETELCKIARSHPNAKLLVQVTTWAQVAETSMAFGCSLKSCRHLLEMAKSLGVQVVGATFHIPASCKDLQAYGHALSDARCVFDMGEELGFNMSILDIGGGFSGSEYQLKQVHMAVRPLLDVYFPSQSEVQVIAEPGSYYVSSAFTLAVNIIGKKVVAQDWGGRAPEALTLDDEPEFLYYLNDGVYGSFSCKLLGNSIPPPAVHKRASMVEQPVFSSSLWGPTLDSLDRVVERCLLPELGPGDWLVFNNMGASGLENLSSFSDPSACRPPVYYTVSTTDWYEMQEAGVALDSIMKNFSLVQYGA
- the azin1b gene encoding antizyme inhibitor 1b isoform X2; translation: MKGLADQPNHIVELLEGGTTLEDVIDGHVQEQALDDKSVFVVADLGALMRQHVQWQNTVSRISAYYPVSTNSSPAVLQVLASLGLGFVCANKGEVSLALDYGVPPENIIFSGVCKPLSHIKYAARNGVDLLVCDSETELCKIARSHPNAKLLVQVTTWAQVAETSMAFGCSLKSCRHLLEMAKSLGVQVVGATFHIPASCKDLQAYGHALSDARCVFDMGEELGFNMSILDIGGGFSGSEYQLKQVHMAVRPLLDVYFPSQSEVQVIAEPGSYYVSSAFTLAVNIIGKKVVAQDWGGRAPEALTLDDEPEFLYYLNDGVYGSFSCKLLGNSIPPPAVHKRASMVEQPVFSSSLWGPTLDSLDRVVERCLLPELGPGDWLVFNNMGASGLENLSSFSDPSACRPPVYYTVSTTD